A single Lactuca sativa cultivar Salinas chromosome 8, Lsat_Salinas_v11, whole genome shotgun sequence DNA region contains:
- the LOC111904381 gene encoding G-type lectin S-receptor-like serine/threonine-protein kinase SD2-5 produces MFKSFIHFHRLVCVLSVMRAPWISCFFFAFFLVFSSNIVFASWPKPGSNYTHRFIPTPSANGNDTNIHYPPDTQQPFPTADLSTTWTNDESSMPSINFTDDGSKIRVILDQDRFACGFFCNGNCTSYLFVVVIKLFYTPDYIFGTKGINPTVIWSANRDYPVSQGATVNLTAAGELVLQDVDGSIVWTTNTTRKSVSSMNLTDNGNLMLLDANNSISWQSFDHPTDCLVAGQKLFQGHKLIPSVSSTNWTAQKGSYYLQLTDRGLFAYVESKPPQVYYQHLINGKNTINKESIYVELLNGSVCFFNSSTKLDAIDIPQEFPLEYIKLMPDGHLKAFGGKRVADLLIDYDFGECSYPLVCGRNSICSANIQCSCPKSSSPSTEYFRAVDDSQPNKGCSQVTPLTCNSTKDQHFIEVKNIKYFTYTGDMVNVDMETCKQACMNNCSCKAAIFVYQSSNSSSGYCDLPSDLFTMTKFDVDVNNQLHASAFIKVQNRRHKSPNRLNQVEKVIGFTVGSLLLLLVVVGFTMSLVKKKKMDSEIEEEHLDQVTGMPTRFSYKELKTATENFSKKLGEGGFGSVFEGTLEDGSRVAVKCLHNVGLMQVKKSFLAEVESIGSIHHVNLVRLRGFCAWKSERLLVYDFMSNGSLDQWIYYGDRKHVLKWECRKKIILDIAKGLAYLHEECRQKIIHLDIKPQNILLDKDFNAKVSDFGLSKLIDRNQSQVITTMRGTPGYLAPEWLSSIITEKVDVYSFGIVLLEILCGRKNFDRSQPEECWHLLDVFQRCWDQGALLDIVDSCSDDMHVHGNEVMEMMKVASWCLQTDFTKRPSMSTVIKVFEGVMNVESDLDYNFLYPRQQKATDEYEKYSMPLLPSILSGPR; encoded by the coding sequence ATGTTTAAATCATTTATTCATTTTCATAGGCTCGTGTGTGTGTTATCAGTGATGAGAGCACCATGGATCTCTTGTTTTTTCTTTGCCTTCTTTCTTGTTTTCTCATCCAACATTGTGTTTGCTAGTTGGCCAAAACCAGGCTCAAATTATACACACCGCTTTATTCCTACTCCTAGTGCTAATGGAAACGACACAAACATACACTATCCACCAGATACTCAGCAACCCTTTCCTACTGCAGATCTTTCAACAACATGGACCAACGATGAATCTTCCATGCCTTCCATTAATTTCACAGACGATGGTTCAAAGATCAGAGTCATACTCGATCAAGACAGATTTGCATGTGGCTTCTTCTGTAATGGAAACTGCACATCTTACCTCTTTGTCGTTGTTATCAAGTTATTTTACACTCCGGATTACATATTTGGCACAAAAGGCATTAATCCCACAGTCATTTGGTCAGCCAACAGAGACTATCCGGTCAGCCAAGGGGCAACAGTGAATCTCACTGCAGCTGGAGAATTGGTGTTACAGGATGTTGATGGAAGCATAGTTTGGACTACAAATACTACCCGGAAATCTGTTTCTTCCATGAACCTAACTGATAACGGAAATTTGATGCTGCTTGATGCCAATAACTCCATCAGTTGGCAATCTTTTGATCACCCCACAGACTGTTTGGTAGCTGGGCAAAAGCTATTTCAAGGACATAAGCTCATACCTAGTGTTTCCTCAACCAATTGGACTGCTCAAAAAGGTTCTTACTATCTTCAACTCACCGATAGAGGTCTGTTTGCTTACGTTGAATCAAAACCACCTCAAGTATACTACCAACACTTGATAAATGGCAAAAACACAATtaataaagaaagcatttatgTTGAGCTCTTAAATGGGAGTGTGTGTTTCTTCAACTCTTCTACTAAGCTTGATGCGATTGATATTCCTCAAGAGTTCCCACTTGAATATATAAAACTAATGCCAGATGGGCATTTGAAAGCCTTTGGAGGCAAGAGAGTGGCTGATCTACTAATCGATTATGATTTTGGAGAGTGTTCTTATCCTTTGGTTTGTGGGAGAAATTCCATTTGCTCGGCTAATATACAATGTAGTTGTCCGAAATCAAGCTCTCCCAGTACAGAATATTTTAGGGCTGTGGATGATAGCCAACCAAACAAGGGTTGCTCTCAAGTTACTCCTCTCACATGTAATTCTACCAAAGATCAACATTTCATTGAAGTGAAGAACATCAAGTACTTCACGTATACTGGTGACATGGTGAATGTGGATATGGAGACATGCAAACAAGCATGTATGAACAACTGCTCATGCAAAGCAGCTATATTTGTGTATCAGAGTTCGAACTCTTCAAGTGGGTATTGTGATTTACCTTCTGATCTTTTTACCATGACGAAATTTGATGTGGATGTAAATAATCAACTCCATGCTTCAGCTTTTATAAAAGTCCAGAACAGAAGACATAAATCACCAAACAGATTAAATCAAGTTGAGAAAGTTATTGGTTTCACAGTTGGAAGTTTGTTACTTCTTCTTGTTGTGGTTGGTTTTACTATGTCCCtagtcaaaaagaaaaaaatggatAGTGAAATAGAAGAAGAGCATTTAGATCAAGTGACAGGAATGCCCACTCGGTTTTCGTATAAAGAACTAAAAACTGCCACAGAGAATTTCAGTAAAAAGCTTGGTGAAGGAGGATTTGGATCAGTTTTCGAAGGAACTCTAGAAGATGGATCAAGGGTTGCAGTGAAATGTCTTCATAATGTTGGTCTTATGCAAGTTAAGAAATCATTCTTGGCTGAGGTTGAGTCCATAGGCAGCATTCACCATGTGAATCTGGTTCGACTTAGAGGATTTTGTGCATGGAAATCAGAGAGACTTCTTGTCTATGATTTCATGAGTAACGGATCTTTAGACCAATGGATCTACTATGGAGACCGAAAGCATGTACTCAAATGGGAATGTCGAAAGAAGATTATTCTTGATATTGCTAAAGGTTTAGCATATCTCCATGAAGAATGTCGGCAAAAAATCATTCATCTCGATATTAAACCTCAGAACATACTCTTGGACAAAGATTTCAATGCCAAAGTATCTGATTTTGGGTTGTCTAAGCTCATTGATAGAAATCAAAGCCAAGTGATAACCACAATGAGAGGAACCCCTGGCTATCTTGCTCCAGAATGGTTGAGCTCCATTATCACCGAAAAGGTGGATGTATACAGCTTTGGGATCGTTCTTTTGGAGATCTTATGTGGGAGGAAGAATTTTGATAGATCTCAACCAGAAGAATGTTGGCACTTACTGGATGTCTTTCAGAGATGTTGGGACCAAGGAGCATTGTTGGATATAGTTGATAGTTGCAGTGATGATATGCATGTACATGGTAATGAAGTCATGGAGATGATGAAAGTTGCTTCGTGGTGTTTGCAAACTGATTTTACGAAAAGGCCTTCAATGTCAACAGTGATTAAGGTGTTTGAGGGAGTAATGAATGTTGAATCGGACTTGGATTACAACTTCTTATATCCAAGGCAGCAGAAAGCAACAGATGAATATGAGAAGTACTCAATGCCATTGTTGCCATCTATTCTATCAGGGCCCAGGTGA